From the Pseudomonadota bacterium genome, the window TTGATCATCACGTACTCTATCGTGCAGCGCCTGCGCTTGGGCATCGGGTAGGCGGCGATCGCCGCCACGATCTCGTCGAGGCCCGCGCGCACGCCGGGGACCAGCGCCGCCCTGGTCTCGTCGTCCGCCGCGTGCAGCGACACCGCGAGCGCCGCCTCGCCGCCCGTCGCCTCCCCGAGCCGCGCGATGCCCCTCGGGACGCCGACCGTGGACACCGTGACGCGCCGCGACGACAGATCCAGGCCGTCCGGGTGCCCCAGGATCTCGAGGGCGCGCAGCGTCCCCGCGAGGTTGTGCAGCGGCTCGCCGATCCCCATGAAGACGACGTTCCGCAGCGACTCCCCCGCGACCCGGTGGGCGCGGGCCAGGTGGATCTGGGCGACGATCTCCGCCGCCGTCAGGTTGCGGACGAGCCCGGCGCGGCCGGAGCGGCAGAACGCGCAGCGGACGGCGCAGCCGACCTGCGTGGAGACGCACTGCGTGAGCCGCGTCCCCTCCGGGATGAGCACCGTCTCGACGCGCGACCCGTCCGCGAGCACGATCTCGAGCTTCCGCGTCCCGTCCTCCGAGCGGAGGACGACGCCGACCTGCGCCGGGAGCACGGGACCGCGCGCCGCGACGAGATCGCGGAAGGCGACGGGGAGGTTCGTCATCTCCCGGGGATCCGCCACGCCGCGCTTGTGGATCCAGCCGAACAGCTGCCGGCCTCGGAACGCGGGGAAGCCGTTTTCGATCGCGAGGCGCGAGAGCTCGTCGGGCGTCGCTGCGAGGAGGGTCACTGGGCGTCGGTGTCCGCGGTGGACACGATGCACTCCCAGGTCGTCGGGTTCGTGCATCCGGCGGTGCTCTCGCCCGCGGCCTCGAGGCACGTCATGTAGTCGACGCAGGTCCCGGCGGCCGAGCCGCAGTCGAGGATCGCCTGGAGCCAAGCGGTGTCGTCGACGCACGCCGTGAGCTGGGCGGCGCAAGAGCAGACATCGACCGTCAGATCGAAGCCGCAGAGCTCCTCGACGCCCTTCTTCAGGTCGTCGCAGACGGTCTTCTGGTTGTCGCTGAAGTCGACGATGGTGCCCTCCGGGCACGCCGAGTAGTCGCCGGCGGTCGAGTAGTCTTTCGGGTCGTCGCAACCCGCCGCCGCGAGCCCCAGCGCGCCCAGCATCGCCGCGAAGAGAGTCAGCTTGCCGCCCATGAAGGCCTCCTGCGCGCCCGCGCCGTGTGCGCCGAGCGGATTTCGAGATGATAGGCGAAGCCCCCGGCTTGTCAATCCGACGTCCGCCCGGAATTCCGACCGTCGGGCGCCATTTTCGCGCTATGCTCGCGTCCAGTGGAAAGGCTCGCAGGACACCCGCTCTCCCGCCTCGCCGGGCTCGGCCTCGCGCTCGGGCTGCTCGTCGCGGCGTGCGCCTCGAAGGACCAGTCCGCGGTCCCGGCGCCGGCACCGGCCGCAGCCCGCCAGCTCGACACCATCGAGATCGCCGTGGCGGGTGCAGGCGACACGGGCGCCCCGCTCGTGGT encodes:
- the rlmN gene encoding 23S rRNA (adenine(2503)-C(2))-methyltransferase RlmN; the protein is MTLLAATPDELSRLAIENGFPAFRGRQLFGWIHKRGVADPREMTNLPVAFRDLVAARGPVLPAQVGVVLRSEDGTRKLEIVLADGSRVETVLIPEGTRLTQCVSTQVGCAVRCAFCRSGRAGLVRNLTAAEIVAQIHLARAHRVAGESLRNVVFMGIGEPLHNLAGTLRALEILGHPDGLDLSSRRVTVSTVGVPRGIARLGEATGGEAALAVSLHAADDETRAALVPGVRAGLDEIVAAIAAYPMPKRRRCTIEYVMIKGVNDRDADARHLVRLLAKIRVKINLLPLNAHDLTELEPPEEGRVASFQQVLADKGLSAFIRRRRGADIQAACGQLLAAGDPDGPAVAPPPGGATW